The following proteins are encoded in a genomic region of Primulina huaijiensis isolate GDHJ02 chromosome 3, ASM1229523v2, whole genome shotgun sequence:
- the LOC140974389 gene encoding CDPK-related kinase 5-like isoform X2, whose translation MGICLSKTKQSPEPNFQSSDDIKPEKIPVGEKSNSIPAKSNGEDASTSGNFEESGKNVENPGAGKKSPFFRFYSPSPAHYLFSKKSPVRSPAPSSGTPLRFLKRPFPPPSPAKHIRAVLVRRHGSVKPNEAAIPEGKEVSDAAGLDKSFGFSKNFYNKYDLGEEVGRGHFGYTCRAKFKKGELKGQEVAVKVIPKAKMTTAIAIEDVRKEVKILRALTGQSNLIQFYDAYEDHDNVYVVMELCEGGELLDRILSRGGKYSEDDAKTVMMQILNVVSFCHLQGVVHRDLKPENFLFTSKDENSLLKAIDFGLSDFVKPDERLNDIVGSAYYVAPEVLHRSYSTEADVWSIGVIAYILLCGSRPFWARTESGIFRAVVKAEPTYDEQPWPTLSSEAKDFVKRLLNKDPRKRMTAAQAMCHPWIRNTNDIKVLLDISIFKLMKAYMWSSPLRKAALRALSKTLTVDELFYLKEQFAMLEPNKNGTISLDNIKAALKKYSTDAMNESRIYDFLTSLNALQYRRMDFVEFCAAALSVYQLEALDRWEQHARCAYELFEKEGNRTIMIEELASELGLNPSVPVHAVLHDWIRHTDGKLSFLGFMKLLHGVSSRSLAKVH comes from the exons ATGGGGATTTGTCTCTCGAAAACCAAGCAGTCTCCGGAGCCCAATTTCCAATCCTCAGATGACATCAAGCCCGAAAAGATCCCAGTTGGGGAAAAGAGTAATTCGATCCCGGCCAAGAGTAATGGAGAAGATGCATCAACTTCGGGGAATTTTGAGGAGAGTGGGAAAAATGTGGAGAACCCAGGTGCAGGTAAGAAGTCACCTTTTTTCCGGTTCTACAGCCCGAGCCCGGCGCATTACTTGTTCTCGAAGAAGTCTCCGGTGAGATCTCCAGCTCCTTCGAGCGGTACACCGTTGAGGTTTTTGAAGAGGCCGTTCCCGCCGCCGTCCCCGGCGAAGCACATCAGGGCGGTGCTGGTGCGGCGGCACGGGTCTGTGAAGCCGAACGAGGCAGCTATACCTGAAGGGAAAGAGGTGTCGGATGCGGCGGGATTAGATAAGAGCTTTGGGTTTTCGAAGaatttttacaataaatatGATCTGGGAGAGGAGGTGGGGAGAGGGCATTTTGGATACACTTGCAGGGCTAAGTTCAAGAAGGGGGAGCTTAAAGGGCAGGAGGTTGCTGTAAAGGTCATACCGAAAGCAAAG ATGACCACTGCAATAGCTATAGAAGATGTAAGAAAGGAGGTGAAAATATTGAGAGCTTTGACTGGACAGAGCAATCTGATACAATTTTATGATGCTTATGAAGACCATGACAATGTCTACGTAGTGATGGA GTTATGTGAGGGAGGCGAGCTTTTGGATAGAATACTTTCCAG GGGTGGCAAGTATTCAGAAGATGATGCTAAGACTGTGATGATGCAAATACTGAATGTTGTTTCTTTCTGCCATCTCCAAGGGGTTGTACACCGGGATCTTAAACCTGAG AATTTCTTGTTCACATCCAAGGATGAAAACTCTCTCTTGAAGGCAATAGATTTCGGATTATCAGATTTTGTTAAACCAG ATGAGCGGCTTAATGATATTGTTGGCAGTGCATATTATGTGGCACCGGAAGTCTTACATAGATCATACAGTACTGAGGCTGATGTCTGGAGTATTGGTGTGATAGCTTACATATTATTGTGTGGAAGCCGCCCATTTTGGGCTAGAACTGAGTCTGGCATCTTTCGAGCTGTTGTAAAAGCTGAACCAACTTATGATGAACAACCTTGGCCTACTCTTTCTTCAGAGGCAAAAGACTTTGTTAAACGTCTGTTAAATAAAGATCCAAGGAAAAGAATGACTGCAGCTCAGGCCATGT GTCATCCTTGGATCAGAAATACTAACGACATAAAAGTCCTGCTGGATATATCGATATTCAAACTCATGAAAGCATATATGTGGTCATCTCCCCTCCGGAAAGCTGCTTTAAGG GCTTTATCAAAAACTCTTACAGTTGATGAACTGTTCTATCTGAAGGAGCAATTTGCCATGTTGGAACCTAACAAAAATGGCACCATAAGTCTGGACAATATTAAAGCC GCCTTGAAGAAATACTCGACTGATGCTATGAATGAATCACGCATCTACGACTTTCTTACTTCT CTCAACGCCCTTCAATACAGAAGAATGGATTTTGTGGAATTCTGTGCCGCTGCATTAAGTGTCTATCAGTTAGAGGCTTTAGATAGATGGGAACAACATGCTCGTTGTGCCTACGAACTTTTCGAAAAGGAAGGGAATAGAACCATCATGATCGAAGAATTGGCTTCG GAACTTGGCCTCAACCCATCTGTACCTGTTCATGCCGTTCTCCATGACTGGATTAGACACACAGATGGAAAGCTCAGTTTCCTCGGATTCATGAAGCTGTTGCATGGTGTTTCCAGCCGGTCTCTTGCCAAAGTTCATTGA
- the LOC140974389 gene encoding CDPK-related kinase 5-like isoform X1, translated as MGICLSKTKQSPEPNFQSSDDIKPEKIPVGEKSNSIPAKSNGEDASTSGNFEESGKNVENPGAGKKSPFFRFYSPSPAHYLFSKKSPVRSPAPSSGTPLRFLKRPFPPPSPAKHIRAVLVRRHGSVKPNEAAIPEGKEVSDAAGLDKSFGFSKNFYNKYDLGEEVGRGHFGYTCRAKFKKGELKGQEVAVKVIPKAKMTTAIAIEDVRKEVKILRALTGQSNLIQFYDAYEDHDNVYVVMELCEGGELLDRILSRGGKYSEDDAKTVMMQILNVVSFCHLQGVVHRDLKPENFLFTSKDENSLLKAIDFGLSDFVKPGSFYVIMFSLFQTFLMVQVAVVISFFADERLNDIVGSAYYVAPEVLHRSYSTEADVWSIGVIAYILLCGSRPFWARTESGIFRAVVKAEPTYDEQPWPTLSSEAKDFVKRLLNKDPRKRMTAAQAMCHPWIRNTNDIKVLLDISIFKLMKAYMWSSPLRKAALRALSKTLTVDELFYLKEQFAMLEPNKNGTISLDNIKAALKKYSTDAMNESRIYDFLTSLNALQYRRMDFVEFCAAALSVYQLEALDRWEQHARCAYELFEKEGNRTIMIEELASELGLNPSVPVHAVLHDWIRHTDGKLSFLGFMKLLHGVSSRSLAKVH; from the exons ATGGGGATTTGTCTCTCGAAAACCAAGCAGTCTCCGGAGCCCAATTTCCAATCCTCAGATGACATCAAGCCCGAAAAGATCCCAGTTGGGGAAAAGAGTAATTCGATCCCGGCCAAGAGTAATGGAGAAGATGCATCAACTTCGGGGAATTTTGAGGAGAGTGGGAAAAATGTGGAGAACCCAGGTGCAGGTAAGAAGTCACCTTTTTTCCGGTTCTACAGCCCGAGCCCGGCGCATTACTTGTTCTCGAAGAAGTCTCCGGTGAGATCTCCAGCTCCTTCGAGCGGTACACCGTTGAGGTTTTTGAAGAGGCCGTTCCCGCCGCCGTCCCCGGCGAAGCACATCAGGGCGGTGCTGGTGCGGCGGCACGGGTCTGTGAAGCCGAACGAGGCAGCTATACCTGAAGGGAAAGAGGTGTCGGATGCGGCGGGATTAGATAAGAGCTTTGGGTTTTCGAAGaatttttacaataaatatGATCTGGGAGAGGAGGTGGGGAGAGGGCATTTTGGATACACTTGCAGGGCTAAGTTCAAGAAGGGGGAGCTTAAAGGGCAGGAGGTTGCTGTAAAGGTCATACCGAAAGCAAAG ATGACCACTGCAATAGCTATAGAAGATGTAAGAAAGGAGGTGAAAATATTGAGAGCTTTGACTGGACAGAGCAATCTGATACAATTTTATGATGCTTATGAAGACCATGACAATGTCTACGTAGTGATGGA GTTATGTGAGGGAGGCGAGCTTTTGGATAGAATACTTTCCAG GGGTGGCAAGTATTCAGAAGATGATGCTAAGACTGTGATGATGCAAATACTGAATGTTGTTTCTTTCTGCCATCTCCAAGGGGTTGTACACCGGGATCTTAAACCTGAG AATTTCTTGTTCACATCCAAGGATGAAAACTCTCTCTTGAAGGCAATAGATTTCGGATTATCAGATTTTGTTAAACCAGGTTCGTTCTATGTTATTATGTTTTCgttatttcaaacatttttgatgGTCCAGGTTGCTGTAGTTATCAGTTTCTTTGCAGATGAGCGGCTTAATGATATTGTTGGCAGTGCATATTATGTGGCACCGGAAGTCTTACATAGATCATACAGTACTGAGGCTGATGTCTGGAGTATTGGTGTGATAGCTTACATATTATTGTGTGGAAGCCGCCCATTTTGGGCTAGAACTGAGTCTGGCATCTTTCGAGCTGTTGTAAAAGCTGAACCAACTTATGATGAACAACCTTGGCCTACTCTTTCTTCAGAGGCAAAAGACTTTGTTAAACGTCTGTTAAATAAAGATCCAAGGAAAAGAATGACTGCAGCTCAGGCCATGT GTCATCCTTGGATCAGAAATACTAACGACATAAAAGTCCTGCTGGATATATCGATATTCAAACTCATGAAAGCATATATGTGGTCATCTCCCCTCCGGAAAGCTGCTTTAAGG GCTTTATCAAAAACTCTTACAGTTGATGAACTGTTCTATCTGAAGGAGCAATTTGCCATGTTGGAACCTAACAAAAATGGCACCATAAGTCTGGACAATATTAAAGCC GCCTTGAAGAAATACTCGACTGATGCTATGAATGAATCACGCATCTACGACTTTCTTACTTCT CTCAACGCCCTTCAATACAGAAGAATGGATTTTGTGGAATTCTGTGCCGCTGCATTAAGTGTCTATCAGTTAGAGGCTTTAGATAGATGGGAACAACATGCTCGTTGTGCCTACGAACTTTTCGAAAAGGAAGGGAATAGAACCATCATGATCGAAGAATTGGCTTCG GAACTTGGCCTCAACCCATCTGTACCTGTTCATGCCGTTCTCCATGACTGGATTAGACACACAGATGGAAAGCTCAGTTTCCTCGGATTCATGAAGCTGTTGCATGGTGTTTCCAGCCGGTCTCTTGCCAAAGTTCATTGA